The sequence AAAAATCGAATAATCCCATTTTAAATTTTTAATATGGATTGTTGTTTCAAAATGACGCACAACGTTTCGGGGCTTGGCGTCAGTGGCGGAAATTGAAGCGAGAAGTTTCAATTTAGCGACACGGTAAGCAAAAGCCAATTCATTGAATAAATTTAAGAAAAAAAGTCAATGTAATTGGCTTTTTGCGACATAGAAAGCCGAAACTTTCAATTTATCACTTACCCCGCTATTGCGCCAAACCCTTGTTACCTGCTGGCATTGTTTGTTATTTACCAAAAAGTTTGGCAAAAAAACTCTTTTTAGTTTGTTTTTCGATTCCCCAAAGTAGTTCGGATTCGTGACGTATAGTTTTATCAATATTTGGTCCAAATTTCCCCCACGCAAAACCACTTTGAATAGGTTTGTTTCTTATGTCTGCAATAACAAAATTATCTGGAAGTGATAATGCAAAGTTTTTCAAAGTTGAATCGTTAGATTGACTTGCGTTTTCAAGTTCTGTAAAACTGTTGTTTTTACTCCAAATATCCATAACAACTTTTTCGTGAATTATGTCAAGGTTGGATTTGTTTCCGTACTTTCCAAATTCATTTACGTGATCAATAAATTGCGTTAGATTGTCAGAATGCTTAATAATTACAGCTGGGTCGTGGCATACATAAAAAACATTTCCCCAATTTCCATTTTTACTTACGTCTAAAATCCAAAAGTTTCCAAATCCATCACCTGCAAGTTGAACAGAATGAGGAAAAAATTCTTCAAATCCGAATTGTTCAATTCCGTCAAAAGTTATTTCTTCTAATCCATAAAATTCAAAACCACGAGCGAATTTTAATAATTCTTTAATTTCTAAAGGAATATATTTTGAAGGAAACCTTTCGGCTAAAGTATTTATCTGTTCCTCAGATAAACCTTCCAATAGTTGCACTTGATATTCCTCATTATCTTCTGAAATATACTTTTCGTTTAGGATTGATTTTAATTTTTCTAATGGAGTCATATTTTTCTTTCTAAGTTGCGTCTTTTCAGAAATGCTTGCAGGTAACGTGACGAAGCTTGGCGCATGTGGCGAAAAAATAAAGCCAAAATTTTACAATTAACCAAAACTAAGCAACGCCTTTTTGATTTTTAAATTTAATAAATAAAATTGAAATGGCGATTGCGATAAAAAATAAAACCAACTTCGAGATTTGCCTTTACTCGCCATTGCGCCAAACTTGTGTTATAGGCAGTATTTTTTTAAAGATTTTGCCATTCGTGATTCCATCCGTTTTAACAATCTATATTTCTTCTTTAAAAATCAGTTTGCTTAAAAATCTACAGCAAAGAAATTATTATTTAATTTTCTTAGAAGTAATTTGATTTGTTAAATTATCAATTGTAAACATCTATTTTCCTTATATCATTATTTGTTGGTTTTCTAACGTTTTTTTTCATTTCAAGTTCGCAAGCTCCAAATTGTTCAAAATTCTGTCTTGCTTGAATTAAAGATACTGTGTTTGGACTTCCATCATCGAAAGGATTTTCTGTTTGATACCAATCATCTTCCCAAAAACAAATTTCACATATTTCATAAGTTCCTTTTGGAAATTTAGATAGAGTATTGTAAAAGCAACATCTACAGAAAAATTTATTTTCGACTTTGAAATTTTCTTCATTCATTTTTACGCAATTTTTGGAAATATTGCCTATAACGTGACGAAGCTTGGCGCATGTGGCTAAAAAATAAAGCCAAAACTTTACGATTAACCAAAACTAAGCAACGCCTTTTTGATTTTTAAATTTAATAATAAAAAATGAAATAGGCGATTGTGATAAAAAAGAAAACCAACTTCGCGATTTCCTTAACTCGCCATTGCGCCAAACTTGTGTTAGCGGTAGTTATAATTAATTGTCTATTAGCTCGTCAATTTTGTCAGCAACTTTTTCAGTTTTTCCAGTTTCGTGATACCAAGTAAAAATTTCATCACTTAGTATTTCATTATTTTCTTTTGTCGGCAATAATACTAAATGGTCGCCACTTCCATTTGAAGCAATTGCAATTGCGTTTAAAGGAAAATTACCCCAATTTTTTGCTTGTTTAGTTTCTAATCCGATATGATTGCAAGTTCTGCTAATTCTTTTTTTATTTGATTTATCAAAAAATGGATATAAATTCCAATCGTCGTCCTCATTCACCATTTCTCCGCCATTTTCTTTAATCATTTTAAGTTTAAAATTGTATGGGAAAAGAATTCCAAGTTCCTTCTCGGTTTCTATGATATATTTTTCATCTATTGGGAATGGCATTTTTCTATTTTTTTAAATTAATCAATAAAGTTCCAAGGAATTTCTTTTTTGAAAATTTGAATACTTTCTTCAATCAATTCTAATGAAATATCTTGTTGGAATAAAGTTACAATTCTTGTTCGTTTTGTGTCATCGCGAAATATTTCAACAATTAGTTTGTCATCGCGGTAAATTTCGACTCCAATACCATCTCGGTCGCCACTAACATCACTTGTAATAATTACTCTGTCTTTCTGTAGTTCCATTTGTCAATTAGTTTAGGGGCGTTATTTTATAATTACCGCTAACGTTGGACGTATTGGCGAAGTTGCGAGAAAATATAGATAACAGTTGCGTTTAGTTATGCTCGCAATTTTGCCAATACGATGTTGTACGAAGTTTTTACTTGAACAGTTTTGGACTCCTTTCCATATAAAATAAGTTTAAATTATTGCGCTAAATCCCCGATTTGCGAACGTCATTTAAACTTATCTTTGGTAAATATAAGAATCTTGTTGTTTTAAATTAATGAAAAACAGTCAATTACTTGACTTTGTCATTTTTTTTCATTAAATTGTCTAAGCTTTTTAGCGTTTCGCTTTGAAAACGAGTTTTCAGCAAAATCTTTTGCAAAGCTTAGCAGGCAAAATAATCCTTATTTTTTGCCTTTAAAACAACTCCTTCTTATTAAAATTACCAAACTTTTATTCGGAAAGTACGTCCTAAAATTGCGTACAACGGTTCGGGGCTTGGCGCAGTGGCGGAAATTGAAGCGAAAAGTTTCAATTTAGCGACACGGTAAGCAAAAGCCAATTAATTGAATAAATTTAAGAAAAAAAGTCAATGTAATTGGCTTTTTGCGACATAGAAAGCCGAAACTTTCAATTAATCACTTAACCCGCCATTGCGCTAAACCCATGTTAGCACCAGTTTTTATTTTTGTATTTCTATTAGTTTCCATTCTGCATTTGGCTCTTTCTCCAAGTAAACACTAACATTTAGGTCTTTCTTATTACCTAAAACTTTTATTTCAAGTTGCGCTTGTCCTTGCCCATTTGATATACTAACATTTCCTGTTGGCATCATTCCATATCCTTTTATTCCACCAGTTTCTGCGATTATTTCTTTATTTAGTTCGATTTCTTTTGTAGCTACTTTATATGCGTCAGAGTTTTTCATAGCACTGCCTGCAAATAAAAACACAAACACGGAAAATGTTACACCTACACCAATTAAAGCTAAAATCCGAGGTAATTTCGTTGGTTTATTAGGATTTTTCACTACAACATTTTTTGCAATTTGGTCGCCAAGTCTTTTCTTTTTATCATTAGTTGCCAAAACAATAAATTCAACAGGCCAAATAATAATAAATAAGTTTCGCAAAAAAAGTCGACCAAATGAAGGTATCTCATTTTGGTTATTTTCGTCACGAACCATAATTCCCATAATCCATTTTCCGACACTAATTCCTTTCAAGCTGTCTTTTGCAAAATATAGAAGAAAGCTAGGTATCATAACAAGCAATATTGTTGTCATCATTTTGCTTGGATTGTTTTCGTCCATAAAATTTGGTCCAAGTGCAATAAATACAATTAAAACCATTAAAAATGTCATTACGAAGTGGTCAATTAAAAAGGCAGCTATTCTTCTTTTTCTGCTTGATTTTATAAAAGTCAAATCTGATGATTGTTCTGTCATTGTTGTTTTGTAAAATTGGTGCTAACGGGCCGCGGCTTGGCGATAGTGCGGGCTTGAATTGAGCGAAAGTTCAATTCAGACCGAAACTGAGCCAAAGCTGTGAGCCTTTTGGTAAATTTAATAAAAAAACAAAAGCAAACAGCTTTTGGCGGCTAAATAGGTGAGAAGTTCAATTTTGCACTTAACCCCGCATTTCGCCAAGCCGATGTTACACGAAGGCTTTATTTTAAGTTAATAAAGTTTTTTTCAAACTCAGTTAGATTATTATTATCTTTTGGGTCTTTATTGAATCCTAAATTCAATAAAAGTGGAATATCATTTATACGACCAAATCCAATTATTCTATAAGTTCCGTTTTTTAATTCGTATTTAGTTCCTTTAAAATTTTGATTTTGCGATGTAAATTCAATACTTTTCTTCTTTTTAAATTCAAATTGTTCTTCGATTTGAGCTTGGAATTGTTCGTTTACTTTTTGCTTTATCATTTCTTCGTTAAAGAATAACCATTGCGCAGAAAATCCATTACAATCAATTATTTCGTATTCAGATTTAGCAACACAATTTTCCGGCACAGAAATTTCAATTTTTGCATAATTCAATTTACTTATACTTTCTTGAGCATATAAAGTAAAATTGAAGAATAAAGATAAAATTATAATAGTTTTTTTCATTTGCGTAAAGTTTGGAAAAGCTTTCGTGTAACGGGACGAAGCTTGGCGCAGTGGCGAAAAAAATAAAGCCGAAACTTTACGATTAACCAAAACTAAGCAACGCCTTTTTGATTTTTAAATTTAATAATAAAAAATGAAATAGGCGATTGCGACAAAAAAGAAAACCAACTTCAAGATTTGTCTTAACTTGCCATTGCGCCAAACTTGTGTTGTGCGTTCGTTTTTTATTCGATTATTCGATTCATTTGAATATCGTACATTTTTTTTATTAAAGCTCCCATTTTTTGATTTTCAGCAAAGGTTGAAATCGAACTTGTTAAATTAATTTTTAATTTGGATTTCATATCCGCTTCAAAAGTCATTATGATATTTGCTTCATTCGCTCCTGAAATAAAAATTCTGGAATATTTTTTTTCAAATTCTTTCATTGATTTTAGTTTACTTGCTTGATAAGATGACCAATCTTTCGAAGTTCTGTTTCGATTTTCCATATTTTTTTCAGCGAATTTGTTGAAATTTCTTTTTACAGATTCTCCAAGTATTTCATCATTGCAATTAAACTCTAATATTTCAATTTCTTCTTGTTCGTATTTAATCCAAGATTCATCTACATAATGTGGTGCAATTAAAATTTTGTTTAATTCAGAACTGATATAAACCACTAAAGATTTTGCAAATTCCTTTTTGCTTTTTTTTAAAAAATCGAATAATCCCATTTTAAATTTTTAATATGGATTGTTGTTTTAAAATGACGCCTAACGGGACGAAGCTTGGCGCATGTGGCGAAAAAATAAAGCCAAAACTTTACGATTAACCAAAACTAAGCAACGCCTTTTTGATTTTTAAATTTAATAAATAAAATTGAAATGGCGATTGCGACAAAAAAGAAAACCGATTTCGAGATTTTCACTTACTCGCCATTGCGCCAAACTTGTGTTGTGTGCAGTTATAATTCATTTATAATTTTAACTCTATCTCCAACCTTTATTGAATTTAGTAAATCTTTTTCGGCGTCAATTTCACCAAATACATCTAATACAGGAATAATTCTCTTATCTTTTTTTAATTCAGATATTAAAGTCGTCATTTTTTCTTGAATATGTTGAACTTTAAAAAAACCTTTAGGAATTTCCAGTTTACCTAAGCTTTGTTTTGTATTTGGGTCAATGATTTCTTCACCTTCTTCGTAAACCAAAAACCTCATAAATGAGTTAATTTCATTTTGAGTTCCTTTATTGATAACAATTTGGTAATTGTCAATCTTTTTTACAATATATATATTCTTGTTATCCATTGTATCTATAATAATTTTTTATAAGAATCGAATCAAGGCTTTCTTTATTGTTATTAAGTAAATTTTTGTATTCAGTCTTATGAAGTCTTACAAAATCTTCGTCAAAATTAACTAATTTAATCTGTGTAAATTTTTCTTGAATGTTTTCGATAAATCCAAGTGCTAATGGGATTTGAAAGTTATTTAAAACATAGTAAATACTTACTGTTTGAGAAAACTCTAAATCATTTGAATTTTCAACTAAAATCATTGAATGTTCTGTAGAAAATTTAATTACTTGAATTTTTGTGTTTAGTTTACTGCTTATTTTTTTTATAAAGTTCGAATACAACGAGTATAGATATTAGCAATAAGAAAGAAAAGAATATTATTGAAGCTGCTAACCATTTTATACTTATAGTCCAATTCCAATCAATAAAAATTGATAGTAAACCAACAACTCCACCAATAATTCCAATAAGAATTGAAACCCCATTTAAAGAAAGGATTTTTTTAAATGTTTCATTTATCATTTTAAGGTATATCGGTTTTCAATAATTGCACACAACGGTTCGGCAGCTTGGCGAAGGAGCGGAAAAGGAAGCGATAAGTTTTCTTTTTGCTCCGAACATTAGCAAAACCGTTTTGTTTTTTGCTAAATTACAAAAAGAAAAGCAAAAACCAAACGGTTTTTGCGGATAGGGAAGACGAAGCGTTCAACTTAGCATTTACTCCGCTCTTTTGCCAAACTGCTTGTTGTGTGCAGTTTTTTATTCTACATTTTTATTCCATTGCATTTTGAACTCTTTTTCTCCAGTGGGTTCGTCAATTGTTTCCTCCAAAATATTGAATCCTTTTGTTTTATAAAAATTAACACTTTTTTGGTTCTTCTGATAAACATTTAGAGTCATTTCAGAACGTAAATCTTTGACATAATCCAAAAGTAAACTTCCTATACCTTTACCTTGTTGCCTCTCATCTACAAAAATAGATGCAATTTGATTTTCAATTAGAGCAACAAATCCCAAAATATTATTCATTTCTTCTGCGACATACACTTCTGAATTTGGAAGATATTTTTCTACCATTAGAATCTTATTCTCAATCCAGTATTTCTCTGGAATAAAACTGTGTGCTGTTAAAGATGTTTTTAGCCACAAATCAGCTAACATTGATACATCTCTGATTTCCATTTTTCTAATTTTCATTGCATTTTATTCTAAAAAGAGATGTGCTGTTAAAGCAGAATTATTCCGATTTTTTTGTACTTCAACTTTATAATTTTCTATTTTAAATTGATTTGATCTTGGTGAGATTTTAGGTAAAATTGTACACAACGTGACGAAGCTTGGCGCATGTGGCGAAAAAATAAAGCCAAAACTTTACGATTAACCAAAACCAAGCAACGTCTTTTTGATTTTTAAATTTAATAATAAAAAATGAAATAGGCGAGTGCGACAAAAAAGAAAACCAACTTAATAGTTTGCCTTTACTTGCCATTGCGCCAAACTTGTGTTACCTGCAGTGTTTTATATTTTTTCAGAATTATGTTTGTCAGAAATCACTGGTTCTGCAAATCCAATTGTTCCGTTATTTTCCAATTCCGTTAATTTTTTAAATATTTCAGTAT comes from Flavobacterium sp. I3-2 and encodes:
- a CDS encoding SMI1/KNR4 family protein, whose amino-acid sequence is MTPLEKLKSILNEKYISEDNEEYQVQLLEGLSEEQINTLAERFPSKYIPLEIKELLKFARGFEFYGLEEITFDGIEQFGFEEFFPHSVQLAGDGFGNFWILDVSKNGNWGNVFYVCHDPAVIIKHSDNLTQFIDHVNEFGKYGNKSNLDIIHEKVVMDIWSKNNSFTELENASQSNDSTLKNFALSLPDNFVIADIRNKPIQSGFAWGKFGPNIDKTIRHESELLWGIEKQTKKSFFAKLFGK
- a CDS encoding CPCC family cysteine-rich protein yields the protein MNEENFKVENKFFCRCCFYNTLSKFPKGTYEICEICFWEDDWYQTENPFDDGSPNTVSLIQARQNFEQFGACELEMKKNVRKPTNNDIRKIDVYN
- a CDS encoding SMI1/KNR4 family protein encodes the protein MPFPIDEKYIIETEKELGILFPYNFKLKMIKENGGEMVNEDDDWNLYPFFDKSNKKRISRTCNHIGLETKQAKNWGNFPLNAIAIASNGSGDHLVLLPTKENNEILSDEIFTWYHETGKTEKVADKIDELIDN
- a CDS encoding RDD family protein, translated to MTEQSSDLTFIKSSRKRRIAAFLIDHFVMTFLMVLIVFIALGPNFMDENNPSKMMTTILLVMIPSFLLYFAKDSLKGISVGKWIMGIMVRDENNQNEIPSFGRLFLRNLFIIIWPVEFIVLATNDKKKRLGDQIAKNVVVKNPNKPTKLPRILALIGVGVTFSVFVFLFAGSAMKNSDAYKVATKEIELNKEIIAETGGIKGYGMMPTGNVSISNGQGQAQLEIKVLGNKKDLNVSVYLEKEPNAEWKLIEIQK
- a CDS encoding N-acetyltransferase yields the protein MKIRKMEIRDVSMLADLWLKTSLTAHSFIPEKYWIENKILMVEKYLPNSEVYVAEEMNNILGFVALIENQIASIFVDERQQGKGIGSLLLDYVKDLRSEMTLNVYQKNQKSVNFYKTKGFNILEETIDEPTGEKEFKMQWNKNVE